One window of the Scyliorhinus torazame isolate Kashiwa2021f chromosome 24, sScyTor2.1, whole genome shotgun sequence genome contains the following:
- the LOC140399984 gene encoding NF-kappa-B inhibitor epsilon-like isoform X2: MAWEQEEAAAAWPRSDRAGGGGDTRGSAGDHLSGWLCERPGPSGSAPAPGREMSAGGGGAERQPPEDQACSRGGSGAGPPRPGPGEDRCDSAYGSGLPDSFASRCSLGSPAHEVTFDPWAYLSEEGDTFLHLCVIHQAEALALAFIGQCGPGYLNWQNDLFQTPLHLATYTQQTNIVRHLVVKGADTELQDRNGNSPLHLACLYSLEECIQALTKPVTAKERGCLGCEASDELRTRNLEQHNWQGLTCLHLAVHSRSGKMVDHLLSSGAKVDTQEVTSGRTALHLAVELGEVGLVLRLLHADCDVDAPMYNGCTPLHLAVGRLDAGIATALCRAGANPLLPNLEEETPLDLASSNWNVLDLCPFDDVRLRGRPVAV, translated from the exons ATGGCATGGGAGCAGGAGGAAGCTGCCGCCGCCTGGCCTCGCAGTGAcagggctggagggggaggggacaccAGGGGCAGTGCCGGAGATCACCTCAGCGGCTGGCTTTGCGAGAGGCCCGGCCCCTCCGGCAGCGCACCTGCGCCAGGGCGGGAGATGTCGGCGGGCGGCGGCGGCGCCGAGCGGCAGCCCCCCGAGGACCAGGCCTGTTCCCGGGGCGGCTCGGGCGCCGGCCCCCCGCGGCCCGGCCCGGGGGAGGACCGCTGCGACTCGGCCTACGGCTCGGGCCTGCCGGACAGCTTCGCCTCGCGGTGCTCCCTGGGGTCCCCGGCCCACGAGGTCACCTTCGACCCCTGGGCCTACCTGAGTGAAGAGGGAGACAC GTTCCTCCACCTCTGCGTCATTCACCAGGCCGAGGCCTTGGCCCTAGCTTTCATCGGTCAGTGCGGCCCAGGGTACCTGAACTGGCAGAATGATCTCTTCCAG ACGCCGCTGCACTTGGCCACATACACACAGCAGACGAACATTGTGCGCCATCTGGTTGTGAAAGGGGCAGACACTGAGCTGCAGGACCGCAACGGAAACAGCCCACTGCACCTGGCCTGTCTGTACAGCTTGGAGGAGTGCATACAGGCCCTGACGAAGCCCGTCACAGCCAAAGAGCGCGGCTGTTTGGGGTGCGAAGCTTCCGACGAGCTGAGAACACGGAACCTCGAGCAGCACAACTGGCAAG GTTTGACCTGTTTGCATCTGGCGGTCCACTCTCGGAGCGGCAAAATGGTGGACCACCTGCTGTCTTCAGGAGCGAAGGTCGATACCCAG GAGGTGACCAGTGGGAGGACAGCCCTGCACCTGGCGGTGGAGCTGGGCGAGGTAGGGCTGGTGTTGCGGCTACTCCACGCCGACTGTGACGTGGACGCGCCCATGTACAACGGCTGCACCCCCCTGCACCTGGCCGTGGGGCGGCTGGACGCTGGCATCGCCACCGCCCTCTGCCGGGCAGGCGCCAACCCGCTGCTGCCCAACCTGGAGGAAGAGACACCGTTGGATCTCGCCAGCAGCAACTGGAAT
- the LOC140399984 gene encoding NF-kappa-B inhibitor epsilon-like isoform X1 produces MAWEQEEAAAAWPRSDRAGGGGDTRGSAGDHLSGWLCERPGPSGSAPAPGREMSAGGGGAERQPPEDQACSRGGSGAGPPRPGPGEDRCDSAYGSGLPDSFASRCSLGSPAHEVTFDPWAYLSEEGDTFLHLCVIHQAEALALAFIGQCGPGYLNWQNDLFQTPLHLATYTQQTNIVRHLVVKGADTELQDRNGNSPLHLACLYSLEECIQALTKPVTAKERGCLGCEASDELRTRNLEQHNWQAGLTCLHLAVHSRSGKMVDHLLSSGAKVDTQEVTSGRTALHLAVELGEVGLVLRLLHADCDVDAPMYNGCTPLHLAVGRLDAGIATALCRAGANPLLPNLEEETPLDLASSNWNVLDLCPFDDVRLRGRPVAV; encoded by the exons ATGGCATGGGAGCAGGAGGAAGCTGCCGCCGCCTGGCCTCGCAGTGAcagggctggagggggaggggacaccAGGGGCAGTGCCGGAGATCACCTCAGCGGCTGGCTTTGCGAGAGGCCCGGCCCCTCCGGCAGCGCACCTGCGCCAGGGCGGGAGATGTCGGCGGGCGGCGGCGGCGCCGAGCGGCAGCCCCCCGAGGACCAGGCCTGTTCCCGGGGCGGCTCGGGCGCCGGCCCCCCGCGGCCCGGCCCGGGGGAGGACCGCTGCGACTCGGCCTACGGCTCGGGCCTGCCGGACAGCTTCGCCTCGCGGTGCTCCCTGGGGTCCCCGGCCCACGAGGTCACCTTCGACCCCTGGGCCTACCTGAGTGAAGAGGGAGACAC GTTCCTCCACCTCTGCGTCATTCACCAGGCCGAGGCCTTGGCCCTAGCTTTCATCGGTCAGTGCGGCCCAGGGTACCTGAACTGGCAGAATGATCTCTTCCAG ACGCCGCTGCACTTGGCCACATACACACAGCAGACGAACATTGTGCGCCATCTGGTTGTGAAAGGGGCAGACACTGAGCTGCAGGACCGCAACGGAAACAGCCCACTGCACCTGGCCTGTCTGTACAGCTTGGAGGAGTGCATACAGGCCCTGACGAAGCCCGTCACAGCCAAAGAGCGCGGCTGTTTGGGGTGCGAAGCTTCCGACGAGCTGAGAACACGGAACCTCGAGCAGCACAACTGGCAAG CAGGTTTGACCTGTTTGCATCTGGCGGTCCACTCTCGGAGCGGCAAAATGGTGGACCACCTGCTGTCTTCAGGAGCGAAGGTCGATACCCAG GAGGTGACCAGTGGGAGGACAGCCCTGCACCTGGCGGTGGAGCTGGGCGAGGTAGGGCTGGTGTTGCGGCTACTCCACGCCGACTGTGACGTGGACGCGCCCATGTACAACGGCTGCACCCCCCTGCACCTGGCCGTGGGGCGGCTGGACGCTGGCATCGCCACCGCCCTCTGCCGGGCAGGCGCCAACCCGCTGCTGCCCAACCTGGAGGAAGAGACACCGTTGGATCTCGCCAGCAGCAACTGGAAT